The DNA window ATTTAATTTGGgcatttaaatgattttattcGTGAAAAATCCAGTTCTTACAATTTCCCATCTACATTAAAGATATGTAAGTTTTGACCCTTCAGAGTAATGCTTGTAATGCCATATTTCAGTACCATTTCTATTGTTATAACTTATAATTGTGAACCATAGCTTGAATAGAGGTCATACTGGCTGCTATAGCCATCATAAATCAAACTCTCTGTTTTGCCCACccttaaattaaaacaaatatttcTGACTTTTCTAGGAAGGTTTTGGCTCACCTGATCCATCACCCAAAGAGTGAATTTAGTGTCTCTCAGCCTCCATTCCTTTTAATATGctttcatttttaaatataaataggtATTAATCCTTATTGATTAGGTCAACTATTAGAATATGATTAGGTCAGCTATTAGATTTTAATCCTTATAGGAACAATACAGGTTGCTTCTATTTTgcctaataataatatactttgGATGTGCTTCTAGCAATTGTCTTAGGAAGGATCAGTATTTGTATGCTTAAATCAGTTACTTTGTTGTAATTAAAAGTTCTAATACAAAGTGAAGATAAAACAATTTcctattcttttatctttttatgcAAGTATTCTCAATAATTAGTTATATATAAAATCTATCGAAAGTAAAAGCAAGTAATTTTGGTTCCAGACCTCTGTTTTGACTATTGTTAAACTCTATAGTTATATTTAATTGTGTTGGTTCTATTTTATCTATGGAAAAAAAGGCAACAGAGAatgcatttttttcatttttcaaattattttatttggagAGATACTTCATTGTATTTTGGTGTGATTTATGACTAATATTTAATTCGTTTGAACACCCCTGTAATCAGTTTCaaagtatatgtatatattatttgaACTTGGCTTTGTGCTTGATAACTTTGCTTTGttgaattatttaataattagattttatggCTTCTTATTCAGAATGAGGTAGCCGATCGTGATGTTCCCATGTCAGAGTCTGCAGAGCATTCGGCTTCTACATTACCTCCTCTCCCAACCACATCATCTGAGCGCAAAAATTGATCAACAGTTTGGGACCACTTCAAGAGAACATCAGATTATGAAAATAAGGCTCAATGTCAACACTATTTGAAAGTGATCAAGTGCGGAAATGGAACAAGTGCAATGAGATCACATTTAAAGATTTGCATAAGCAAACCCGGTTTAGATAGAGGCAAACGACAGAAAACAGGCACATTGCCTAGCCCAGAAGCACAAGTGGGTAGGTTTGATGCAGAATATGCCCGGGAAAAATTGATATCAATGTTTGTTTGCGAGGAACTTCCTTTTCAATTTGTAGAAAGTCAAGGTTTTAAAGAATATTCGGTGGCTCTGCAACCAGGATTCAACACTCTAGGAAGAGTTTGTCTTACAACTGATAACTAGAGTTCGTGTCAGAATATGGCGTATATGTGTTTGACTGTTCATTTTATTGATGTGGAATGAAAGCTGCAAaagaaaatactaaatttttgcCAAGTCACTGGCCACACGGGAGAGATTATGCCTCAAAATGTTAAAGCTTGCTTGAATAACTGGAAGTTGAACAAGATCTTGAGTTTGATAGTTGATAATGCATCGTTTAACGATGTAGGAGTTACGTATTTACAAAGAAGGCTGATTTCTTGGAAGAGTTCAGTTTTGAATGGAGAGTATCTCCATATACGATGTTGTGCGCATATTTTAAACCTGATTGTGAAGGATGGATTGAAGGAGATTGATCATTCGGTCGCCAGAATTCGCGATGCTGTAAAGTATGTTAGATCCTCAAATTCAAGATTACCTAGGTTCAAGGCATGTATTGCACAAGAGAATATTCCACATAAGAGTCTTGTTTGCATAGATGTTGAAACGCGATGGAACTCTACATACTTAATGTTAGTAGCAGCCTTAAAGCATCAGAAGGCATTTGAGCTATTAGAGATGCAAGacaaaaaatttgttgaagaattaaacaaggaaagaagGGTACCTTCAATTCAAGATTGGGATTATGCTAAGTCCATCTTAccatttttagagatgttttacGATGCTACCCTTCACATCTCTGGATCCTCTTATGTCACTAGTAACTTATACATGAAAGAGGTGTTTGCTCTTGGAAGGAGGATTCAACAatatcatgatgatgatgatttgaaCATAAGTCTTATGGCAAGTAAGATGAAAGCGAAATACAACAAGTATTGGGGAAATGCAAAAACTATTAACATGTTATTGTTAATTGCCGTAGTTCTAGATCCTTGCCATAAGTTGGATTATGTTGAGTGGTCCCTAGTTAATTCTTTTGGTGCGGAAGTGGGCGGTGAATTGAAGACAGAGTTTTCTTCTTGTCTTCATTCACTTTGTAATTTATATCAAGGTGCAGATAAAGGAGACCAAGATGATACCCTCTCCCAACCGAGTGCAAGTGATAAAGGCAAAGACATTTATGATATGGGGTTATATCGCCGATCAATCGGTCACAAATCCAATCCTAAATCTGAGCTTGATCATTATTTGAATGAAGACCGTGATCCAGATGATAAGCCTTTGGATATTCTAGGATGGTGGAAGGTTAACTTGAATCGGTTTTCCGTCCTAGCAAATATGGCACGGGACATATTGGCTATACCAGTTTCAACAGTAGCTTCCGAGTTTGCTTTTAGTATGGGGGGAAGAATCATCGATCAATATCGTAGCTCATTGAGTCCTAAGATGGTAGAAGCTCTTGTATTTACCAAAGATTGGCTTAAAGGAGACTTTTGCTCTTCTCTTGCACCTGAGAATTTCGAAGAGCTTGAAAAGGTCGAGCAaggtaaattaaatattaaatgttTCTTAAATATATCATATGATTTACTTAGAAAATGTTTTAGTTTaacttataattataattttttaaaatttataattatagttTTTTTGTGTGCAGATTTGATTTTATCAGAGGACATTACTTATTTAGtgggttggtgcacgaaattgtgatcacactttttacaactccgcacaactaaccagcaagtgcactgggacgtccaagtaataccttacgtgagtaagggtcgatcccacggagattgacggcttgaagcaagctatggtcatcttgtaaatctcagtcaggcggattcaaatggttatgaggttttgataattaaaagataaataaaacggaaaataacatagagatacttatgtaattcattggtggggatttcagataagcgtttggagattcTTTGTTGCTTATGaacctctactttcctattgtcttcatccaatcatgcgtgctcccttccatggcaagctgtaagatcctctcagtgaaaatggtccggctacggtttctgtacggctaatcaactgtcggatttctcgtctcggatgaaaaataccaggcacagctaccgcagggctaatcatctgcgattctcacttgtgtcgaaataggatccattggttcttttgcacactgtcactgcgcccaacaatcgcgagtttgaagctcgtcacagtcatcccttcccagatcctactcggaacaccatagacaaggtttagactttctggatctcaagaatgctgtctATTGGTTCTaacctataccacgaaggttttAATCTCAAATtcggatgctctgttgtcaagagAGACGATGCAAATCgcggatcagagacccaagagaatatactccagctgtcgtccaatgactacgttgaacatcatgtagaccgcttgtggttatcaggcacgcggatcttggctaagcgagtaaagaagatagtgggtgattgttgacgaatggatttttgacggtttagaatttcactaatgaaatctcgttgtaaagtatagtttctaaaccaacaataatcctctcatgcaaaaatttgtttgtcactaaaacaaacccctaaatttataaaccgaagtattgaaacctcgggtcgttctccctaggaattacaatagagtgtcttgttattggttgtgagttattttggggttttgatatgaagcatgaaagataaatggcaagaaagtaaactaaggcctaaaaaggtcttggcaagggttggtggtcaaggatctctatcctaatcactaaccacaatatgagaattggcaaggattaatctcattaaatcatcctctaactagtagtaaaggaaagtcaaatgagctatatcaatcctagtccataagtcctaactctccactaattcaattagtgagaactagagtcaatggctcccaatcatcaatctcttggacattagtaactcaagaggtcctaagttacctttccaagccaagagtataaaatcctactctaaaatccaaccaagcatttcatcaaacacttggaaggcataaaaggaaaacatagtaaattgacaacaagaatgaaatctaacaacaattattgaaaNNNNNNNNNNNNNNNNNNNNNNNNNNNNNNNNNNNNNNNNNNNNNNNNNNNNNNNNNNNNNNNNNNNNNNNNNNNNNNNNNNNNNNNNNNNNNNNNNNNNNNNNNNNNNNNNNNNNNNNNNNNNNNNNNNNNNNNNNNNNNNNNNNNNNNNNNNNNNNNNNNNNNNNNNNNNNNNNNNNNNNNNNNNNNNNNNNNNNNNNNNNNNNNNNNNNNNNNNNNNNNNNNNNNNNNNNNNNNNNNNNNNNNNNNNNNNNNNNNNNNNNNNNNNNNNNNNNNNNNNNNNNNNNNNNNNNNNNNNNNNNNNNNNNNNNNNNNNNNNNNNNNNNNNNNNNNNNNNNNNNNNNNNNNNNNNNNNNNNNNNNNNNNNNNNNNNNNNNNNNNNNNNNNNNNNNNNNNNNNNNNNNNNNNNNNNNNNNNNNNNNNNNNNNNNNNNNNNNNNNNNNNNNNNNNNNNNNNNNNNNNNNNNNNNNNNNNNNNNNNNNNNNNNNNNNNNNNNNNNNNNNNNNNNNNNNNNNNNNNNNNNNNNNNNNNNNNNNNNNNNNNNNNNNNNNNNNNNNNNNNNNNNNNNNNNNNNNNNNNNNNNNNNNNNNNNNNNNNNNNNNNNNNNNNNNNNNNNNNNNNNNNNNNNNNNNNNNNNNNNNNNNNNNNNNNNNNNNNNNNNNNNNNNNNNNNNNNNNNNNNNNNNNNNNNNNNNNNNNNNNNNNNNNNNNNNNNNNNNNNNNNNNNNNNNNNNNNNNNNNNNNNNNNNNNNNNNNNNNNNNNNNNNNNNNNNNNNNNNNNNNNNNNNNNNNNNNNNNNNNNNNNNNNNNNNNNNNNNNNNNNNNNNNNNNNNNNNNNNNNNNNNNNNNNNNNNNNNNNNNNNNNNNNNNNNNNNNNNNNNNNNNNNNNNNNNNNNNNNNNNNNNNNNNNNNNNNNNNNNNNNNNNNNNNNNNNNNNNNNNNNNNNNNNNNNNNNNNNNNNNNNNNNNNNNNNNNNNNNNNNNNNNNNNNNNNNNNNNNNNNNNNNNNNNNNNNNNNNNNNNNNNNNNNNNNNNNNNNNNNNNNNNNNNNNNNNNNNNNNNNNNNNNNNNNNNNNNNNNNNNNNNNNNNNNNNNNNNNNNNNNNNNNNNNNNNNNNNNNNNNNNNNNNNNNNNNNNNNNNNNNNNNNNNNNNNNNNNNNNNNNNNNNNNNNNNNNNNNNNNNNNNNNNNNNNNNNNNNNNNNNNNNNNNNNNNNNNNNNNNNNNNNNNNNNNNNNNNNNNNNNNNNNNNNNNNNNNNNNNNNNNNNNNNNNNNNNNNNNNNNNNNNNNNNNNNNNNNNNNNNNNNNNNNNNNNNNNNNNNNNNNNNNNNNNNNNNNNNNNNNNNNNNNNNNNNNNNNNNNNNNNNNNNNNNNNNNNNNNNNNNNNNNNNNNNNNNNNNNNNNNNNNNNNNNNNNNNNNNNNNNNNNNNNNNNNNNNNNNNNNNNNNNNNNNNNNNNNNNNNNNNNNNNNNNNNNNNNNNNNNNNNNNNNNNNNNNNNNNNNNNNNNNNNNNNNNNNNNNNNNNNNNNNNNNNNNNNNNNNNNNNNNNNNNNNNNNNNNNNNNNNNNNNNNNNNNNNNNNNNNNNNNNNNNNNNNNNNNNNNNNNNNNNNNNNNNNNNNNNNNNNNNNNNNNNNNNNNNNNNNNNNNNNNNNNNNNNNNNNNNNNNNNNNNNNNNNNNNNNNNNNNNNNNNNNNNNNNNNNNNNNNNNNNNNNNNNNNNNNNNNNNNNNNNNNNNNNNNNNNNNNNNNNNNNNNNNNNNNNNNNNNNNNNNNNNNNNNNNNNNNNNNNNNNNNNNNNNNNNNNNNNNNNNNNNNNNNNNNNNNNNNNNNNNNNNNNNNNNNNNNNNNNNNNNNNNNNNNNNNNNNNNNNNNNNNNNNNNNNNNNNNNNNNNNNNNNNNNNNNNNNNNNNNNNNNNNNNNNNNNNNNNNNNNNNNNNNNNNNNNNNNNNNNNNNNNNNNNNNNNNNNNNNNNNNNNNNNNNNNNNNNNNNNNNNNNNNNNNNNNNNNNNNNNNNNNNNNNNNNNNNNNNNNNNNNNNNNNNNNNNNNNNNNNNNNNNNNNNNNNNNNNNNNNNNNNNNNNNNNNNNNNNNNNNNNNNNNNNNNNNNNNNNNNNNNNNNNNNNNNNNNNNNNNNNNNNNNNNNNNNNNNNNNNNNNNNNNNNNNNNNNNNNNNNNNNNNNNNNNNNNNNNNNNNNNNNNNNNNNNNNNNNNNNNNNNNNNNNNNNNNNNNNNNNNNNNNNNNNNNNNNNNNNNNNNNNNNNNNNNNNNNNNNNNNNNNNNNNNNNNNNNNNNNNNNNNNNNNNNNNNNNNNNNNNNNNNNNNNNNNNNNNNNNNNNNNNNNNNNNNNNNNNNNNNNNNNNNNNNNNNNNNNNNNNNNNNNNNNNNNNNNNNNNNNNNNNNNNNNNNNNNNNNNNNNNNNNNNNNNNNNNNNtttttcaaaaggtaagcatgaaaaactcaacaaaaccaagttaaatataacctcaatcatagaatccaacaaagattatctacaAATATTCATGCTAgaatagcatttaggcaataagggggAGGCAATgcatagtaaacaaagtcaataatccaacacttgtaatgaaaagagagaaattaaaatgaaaaccaAACTAAAGCTATCTAACAAACTAACtcactaactaattaactaactaaaataaatggttatccatggtgttaggaagtgttggatgagggattggaggagggaagaaggaaggagaaggaaaagaaatggaaagaggagaagaaaagaaatggatggaagaaagggcatccacgcgcacgcacgcatgacgcgcgcgcgtcgatggcttatttcgagagtggcgcgtacgcgtcatgtgcgcgagcGCGCAAATAAGTGtgtgcctcaggcccaattttcgcacagtgcaggcctaactctcgggtcaaggtatggaaggtggaacttctcaatccacgcgtacgcgtgcatggcgcgctcgcgtggatggtccaaaatgctcaatgtacgcgtacgcacgcagtgcgcgtacgcgtggatggtgctctgttttttcaaaaaaaaatttttgctatgtttttgcaccaatccaagcattctaaacctccaaacaactaccaaaacaacataaaaccttatttaacatactaaaatacCAATTAGACTCATTAAaacaatcaaaacaagaaattcTACTAAACTACCAActatactcaactaactaaacaaaatatgaaatcaaCCAAATTCTAcactatttacaaaagagaaaatgaaaagatgttaccatggtggggtgtctcccacctagcacttttgtttattgtccttaagttggacttatggggagctcctcatcaaggtggcttgtgcttaaaTCCATCCTTGAAAATCCACCAATGCTtagacttccaataagctccatcattcaagattaatatctccaagctttgatggagttcttcacaaaccatgggctcccaatgttgatcctcatgtgttcccggatcccatattttgtcttcacacccatctccaagttgattatcattattagtccatctgGGTGGTGAACAAGGAGAATTCTCTATGAAAtgcccaacaatcctcctagacccacctatttgagcactattcccacctttgtatctcatgtttgatgcatcaaccataatgagccttgatttgcaacgccaaccacgaaacatctttcgcttacgcttcatcccacaaagcatcctaagttgaccatctgtttcGAGCAAGCCATTCTCAAGTGGGATAAtgaagctaatagaaatgaatttcacccactcaagtgaaggagtagatgacaacctaggcaaaaatgcttccaaagatcttgacaaatcataaccaaccctcgttcttctatttctagggacttccacctcttcacaagatctcttaatctcaatcctttgttcaacaattttatctaaaccttttcaatcctttgttcatcaatacTATCTAAGCTTTTTCCCTTAATCAAACTATAATTGGGAGGGTGAAAGAAGTTTACCTCCATAACATTTTCAAATGCACCGGGAGAAGGtttttcaagttcaaaggattctccaCCACTAGGACTTAATGCTTGCTCTTCATTGCCATGGGAACTCAATCCTTGCTCTATcctatccaagtcttcatatggaatatgccttggaaggtgtgcactttccttcctagcatcaatttcaatcatcttggaggggttttcttcaactctatgttcccaaggaggctccgcatctcctaagtcttctaccacttcttgcttgtcttcaacaattaaagcttcctccaattgttccaatacaaagcaacttccctcatttcccactggagtttccaatctctccttcatgctatgttcttcattcgattctccacatgtagccatgggagttccttgagtgttcaagcattgggaggctaattgatttgttaccgcatccaaggcggccatgaaattttgcacatcccttttcatctcttcttgcccttgaacaagaacaccaagggtttcatccattagagattggggtgggtggaaggatccatcattttgggggaagggttcatagtaggaaggtggttcttcttggtagagttgtggtggttcaatgttttccattctttccacttgttgcacaacacactccatggttgcttgaaattaatccaatgcttccttgagatgatcccttgactcttgttcctcttggataatataatagggatcatatggctcttggagtggatatggattagggtcatatgaaggtggttggtaagaaggggcttgtgagtatggttgggagttatgttgagggtatggatcatagacatatggtggtggttcttgaaagtcacaagtagattcaccatagccattggattggtatgcatcatagaatggctcttcttcatagtgcattggtggaggagattgttgccatgaagattgatcatatgcatatggctcctcccac is part of the Arachis duranensis cultivar V14167 chromosome 1, aradu.V14167.gnm2.J7QH, whole genome shotgun sequence genome and encodes:
- the LOC107490522 gene encoding zinc finger BED domain-containing protein RICESLEEPER 2-like, yielding MRSHLKICISKPGLDRGKRQKTGTLPSPEAQVGRFDAEYAREKLISMFVCEELPFQFVESQGFKEYSVALQPGFNTLGRLQKKILNFCQVTGHTGEIMPQNVKACLNNWKLNKILSLIVDNASFNDVGVTYLQRRLISWKSSVLNGEYLHIRCCAHILNLIVKDGLKEIDHSVARIRDAVKYVRSSNSRLPRFKACIAQENIPHKSLVCIDVETRWNSTYLMLVAALKHQKAFELLEMQDKKFVEELNKERRVPSIQDWDYAKSILPFLEMFYDATLHISGSSYVTSNLYMKEVFALGRRIQQYHDDDDLNISLMASKMKAKYNKYWGNAKTINMLLLIAVVLDPCHKLDYVEWSLVNSFGAEVGGELKTEFSSCLHSLCNLYQGADKGDQDDTLSQPSASDKGKDIYDMGLYRRSIGHKSNPKSELDHYLNEDRDPDDKPLDILGWWKVNLNRFSVLANMARDILAIPVSTVASEFAFSMGGRIIDQYRSSLSPKMVEALVFTKDWLKGDFCSSLAPENFEELEKVEQDLILSEDITYLVGWCTKL